The following are from one region of the Oncorhynchus clarkii lewisi isolate Uvic-CL-2024 unplaced genomic scaffold, UVic_Ocla_1.0 unplaced_contig_7074_pilon_pilon, whole genome shotgun sequence genome:
- the LOC139396830 gene encoding cell adhesion molecule 4-like: MRPGPRSLLLPTPLSLSLRALLLLCLASRCQAVQAENVTVLEGGTAQISCRLQNYDGSIVVIQNPRRQTLFFNGTRALKDDRFQMVLFTPRLVRITLTNVSVSDEGGYFCQLYTDDTHHQVATLSVSVPPDTPTVEVKQEAVEGGEVELTCLSPRSKPPATLRWIRDRREIPGVVSQQENGKTVSVSNTIRLPVERKDNGAAVSCEASHPALGGQKRVRHYRLDVHFAPTVRIIPPPGILREGDSLSLTCSITGNPLPRDVQWTRINDTLPERAEISGPTLQVSRLSQSHNGTYLCQAQNNYGRAADHYTLLVYENVSVTTMVLPTSHHATSHPTTLLLTPSYAPDPR; encoded by the exons ATGAGGCCTGGCCCGagatctctccttctcccaacccccctctccctctccctgcgtGCCCTGCTCCTGCTCTGCCTTGCGT cgcgTTGCCAAGCGGTGCAGGCTGAGAATGTGACAGTGTTGGAGGGAGGCACGGCCCAGATCTCCTGTCGTCTGCAGAATTATGATGGCTCCATCGTGGTCATCCAGAACCCTCGCAGACAGACCCTCTTCTTCAACGGCACacgag cGTTGAAGGACGACCGTTTCCAGATGGTTCTCTTCACTCCCCGTCTGGTGCGCATCACCCTCACCAACGTGAGCGTGTCGGACGAGGGCGGCTACTTCTGCCAGCTCTACACCGACGACACCCACCACCAAGTGGCCACGCTGTCCGTGTCCGTCCCTCCCGACACCCCCACGGTGGAGGTGAAGCAGGAGGCCGTGGAGGGGGGCGAGGTGGAGCTCACCTGCCTGTCGCCGCGCAGCAAGCCCCCCGCCACGCTGCGCTGGATCAGGGACCGCCGGGAGATACCAG gTGTGGTGTCCCAGCAGGAAAATGGGAAGACAGTGAGTGTGTCCAACACCATCCGTCTCCCTGTGGAGAGAAAAGACAACGGGGCAGCGGTCAGCTGTGAGGCATCCCACCCCGCCCTGGGGGGGCAGAAGAGGGTCCGCCACTACCGCCTCGACGTCCACT ttgCCCCCACAGTGAGGATCATCCCTCCCCCTGGCATCCTCCGAGAGGGAGACTCTCTCAGCCTCACCTGCTCCATCACTGGAAAcccact gcctAGAGATGTCCAGTGGACTAGGATTAATGACACCTTACCTGAGAGGGCGGAGATCTCTGGCCCCACCCTCCAGGTGTCCCGTCTCAGCCAATCACACAACGGGACCTACCTGTGTCAGGCGCAGAACAACTACGGCCGTGCCGCCGACCACTACACGCTGCTGGTGTACG